In Bremerella alba, one DNA window encodes the following:
- a CDS encoding arylsulfatase, with the protein MLQLSTWVPAWTFALTFFAVTCLSAADQPNIVVILSDDMGYSDIGCYGSEIQTPTLDTLADNGLRFSQFYNTARCCPTRASLLTGLYPHQAGIGHMVTGSYDISKFPGYQMGLNQRCQTIAEVLKPAGYKTYMSGKWHVCNNIRPEGIKKNWPRQRGFDHFYGTITGAGSFYDPAALCRGNTLITPENDTEYQPETFYYTDAIGDHAVGFLKQHQKQSSESPFFLYVAFTAAHWPMHALPEDIANYDGVYDEGFAVIREKRLAKLKQLGLIDPSWEMAKQVGDWDKIKHKEWEIRNIEVYAAMIDRMDQNIAKITAQLKDSGDFDNTVIFFMQDNGGCAEGIGRASDMNLPEPRQAMAVDQVQLDIIPKFTRDGRPVRHGPETMPGADDTYIAYGRDWANVSNTPFREYKHWVHEGGIATPLIVHWPQGIDVSRNGKLDHTPSHLIDIMATCVDVAKANYPHQVNGKEITPLPGVSLSPAFAGNPVQRKTPIFWEHEANGAVRDGKWKIVRYGKMGSGKTMSWELYDIQADRTEQHNLASQHPERVQKMAKQWQAWAEASDVLPWPWGHLRKKPVH; encoded by the coding sequence ATGCTACAACTTTCCACTTGGGTCCCTGCGTGGACATTTGCCCTGACCTTCTTCGCGGTCACTTGCCTCTCAGCCGCCGACCAGCCAAACATCGTTGTTATTCTTTCCGATGACATGGGCTACTCAGACATCGGTTGCTATGGCAGCGAAATCCAAACGCCGACACTCGACACTTTAGCCGACAACGGTTTGCGATTCTCGCAATTCTATAACACGGCTCGCTGCTGTCCGACGCGTGCGTCGTTGCTCACAGGGCTGTATCCACACCAAGCTGGCATTGGCCATATGGTGACCGGCAGCTACGACATCAGCAAGTTCCCCGGCTATCAAATGGGATTGAATCAGCGCTGCCAAACTATTGCCGAAGTACTTAAACCAGCTGGTTACAAAACGTACATGAGCGGCAAGTGGCATGTTTGCAATAACATACGCCCCGAAGGCATTAAGAAGAACTGGCCCCGTCAACGCGGCTTTGATCACTTTTATGGGACAATCACTGGTGCCGGCAGTTTTTATGATCCGGCTGCCTTATGTCGCGGCAACACCCTGATCACCCCTGAGAACGACACCGAGTATCAACCCGAGACATTTTATTACACCGACGCCATCGGCGACCACGCAGTCGGCTTCCTCAAGCAACATCAAAAGCAATCGAGCGAGTCCCCCTTCTTCCTTTACGTCGCTTTTACGGCAGCCCATTGGCCAATGCATGCGTTACCGGAAGACATCGCTAATTATGACGGTGTTTATGACGAAGGCTTCGCTGTTATCCGTGAGAAACGACTTGCCAAGCTGAAACAGTTGGGACTAATTGATCCATCGTGGGAGATGGCCAAACAAGTAGGCGATTGGGACAAGATAAAGCACAAAGAGTGGGAAATTCGCAATATTGAAGTCTACGCGGCGATGATCGACCGCATGGATCAGAACATCGCTAAAATTACGGCTCAACTGAAAGACTCTGGCGACTTCGACAACACGGTCATCTTCTTCATGCAAGACAACGGCGGCTGTGCCGAAGGCATTGGACGTGCCAGTGATATGAATTTACCTGAACCTCGTCAGGCCATGGCGGTCGACCAAGTGCAATTGGATATCATCCCCAAATTTACCCGCGACGGTCGACCCGTTCGTCATGGGCCAGAAACGATGCCTGGTGCCGATGATACCTACATCGCCTACGGCCGAGATTGGGCAAATGTCTCGAATACCCCGTTCCGTGAATACAAACATTGGGTTCACGAAGGAGGGATCGCCACGCCGCTGATCGTGCATTGGCCGCAGGGTATCGATGTCTCGCGCAATGGGAAGCTCGACCACACCCCCAGCCATTTGATCGACATCATGGCAACGTGCGTGGATGTCGCAAAAGCCAACTATCCTCACCAAGTAAACGGCAAAGAGATCACTCCGCTTCCAGGCGTTAGCTTGTCGCCAGCGTTTGCAGGCAATCCGGTGCAGCGTAAGACACCGATCTTCTGGGAGCACGAAGCGAACGGGGCGGTTCGGGATGGAAAGTGGAAGATCGTTCGCTACGGCAAGATGGGCTCAGGAAAAACCATGTCGTGGGAACTGTACGACATACAGGCCGATCGCACGGAACAACACAATCTGGCCAGCCAGCACCCCGAGCGTGTCCAGAAAATGGCCAAACAGTGGCAGGCCTGGGCA